Proteins co-encoded in one Capsicum annuum cultivar UCD-10X-F1 chromosome 9, UCD10Xv1.1, whole genome shotgun sequence genomic window:
- the LOC107843039 gene encoding PWWP domain-containing protein 5 isoform X1, giving the protein MCIIICSILVRISSMLANSDHIDPNSGVVNAEARNEGNVVSVDHLSENETMENQNNQGFVCESVISNGVRVSEDGNQVVDGLREQMEGLDVEIDLGSGEVEGQMGFFGYDGLQGELVVDLSGFSHLTGKGNAGNESIPDGITVNNDSKVVDVNSSIGIRPDALIPERRGVKNRKEEEGKYYLSDLVWGKVRTHPWWPGQILEPSAASEKAMKYFKKNSYLISYFGDQTFAWSEASSIKPFRMYFSQMEKQSNSESFSYAVNCALDEISRQVEFGLACPCLLEETQAEMKSQIVVDAGIQAESSMRTGGDNLSDETSFNPTKLVRTLKSVAAAPHSRIDRLAFVLAKAQLEAFNRWKGYYDVPVIDELSDLLENDDDAEPLLGKKDASYVTSEENSNVQGTTSTKRSRCSGIDEHPSKKEKLMSILMYGGSSGIPNDQKKSRGKVGRERKSVSSEKRHLTFDYMPNNSKAKRRKKELSPSRDNKMSLPSHKAASRIRKSIERNSQRTSEHSEKSRNVGSPEGEQLIPKESPSPTEMLSKLYSAAKDPMNAYSILMSQAGWFCDYRNLTCSETAESGDHPKTTEKHVGQNSSNSVSAETLSIEGIEDSYWTDRIIQCNPEDQVLFEPEVQNEEDFPDAKWDSSPGLSPSLDNKQEVRRLVEYSERENLSDLVDGNSEYSPTALILNFSDLDSIPPIAELNIIFSQYGPLCVSETELFHKSKRAKVVFKRRADAETAFSSSGKFSIFGPSLISYRLEYSPSPHKASCTPKRKRKYTASLALKGV; this is encoded by the coding sequence ATGTGTATAATTATTTGTTCTATATTGGTTAGGATTTCTTCAATGTTGGCAAATTCCGATCATATTGACCCAAACTCGGGAGTTGTTAATGCTGAGGCGAGAAATGAAGGAAATGTTGTTAGTGTTGATCATCTATCAGAAAATGAAACGATGGAAAATCAGAATAATCAGGGTTTTGTTTGTGAATCTGTTATTAGTAATGGGGTTAGGGTTTCGGAAGATGGTAATCAGGTTGTTGATGGTTTAAGAGAGCAAATGGAAGGTTTAGATGTGGAGATTGATTTGGGTTCAGGTGAAGTTGAAGGTCAAATGGGGTTTTTTGGGTATGATGGACTTCAGGGTGAACTCGTGGTTGATCTAAGTGGATTTTCACATCTTACCGGAAAGGGGAATGCAGGAAATGAATCTATTCCTGATGGTATAACAGTCAACAATGACTCCAAGGTGGTGGATGTCAATAGTAGTATAGGTATTAGGCCTGATGCTCTCATTCCAGAAAGACGAGGTGTTAAGAACAGAAAGGAAGAGGAAGGTAAATATTATCTGTCTGATTTAGTATGGGGTAAGGTGAGGACTCATCCTTGGTGGCCTGGGCAGATACTTGAGCCTTCTGCTGCATCAGAAAAAGCAATGAAATACTTCAAAAAGAACAGTTATCTTATATCTTATTTTGGTGATCAGACATTTGCTTGGAGTGAAGCATCTAGCATTAAGCCATTTAGGATGTACTTCTCTCAAATGGAGAAACAGAGCAATTCAGAGAGTTTTTCTTATGCGGTGAACTGTGCTCTAGATGAGATCTCTAGACAGGTTGAGTTTGGGCTGGCCTGCCCATGTTTGCTAGAGGAGACCCAAGCAGAAATGAAATCTCAGATTGTTGTGGATGCTGGTATCCAGGCTGAATCAAGCATGAGAACTGGAGGTGACAACCTTTCAGATGAAACCTCGTTTAACCCTACCAAACTTGTTAGAACACTGAAGTCGGTAGCTGCAGCTCCACATTCGAGGATTGACAGATTGGCATTTGTGTTGGCAAAGGCTCAATTGGAAGCCTTTAATCGCTGGAAGGGTTATTATGACGTCCCAGTAATAGATGAACtgagtgatttgttggaaaatgatgatgatgctgAACCACTGCTTGGTAAGAAAGATGCTAGTTATGTGACATCAGAGGAAAATTCTAACGTACAAGGTACTACCTCTACAAAGCGTTCTCGATGCTCAGGGATTGATGAACACCccagtaaaaaagaaaaattaatgtcCATTTTGATGTATGGGGGCAGTTCAGGCATACCAAATGATCAGAAAAAATCTAGAGGGAAAGTTGGACGAGAGAGAAAATCTGTGTCTTCTGAGAAGAGACATTTAACATTTGATTATATGCCTAACAATTCAAAggcaaaaagaaggaaaaaggaaTTGTCACCAAGCCGTGATAACAAGATGTCTTTACCATCTCATAAAGCTGCAAGCCGGATTCGCAAGTCTATTGAAAGAAATTCCCAAAGAACTAGTGAGCATagtgaaaaatcaagaaatgttGGTTCACCTGAAGGAGAACAGTTGATTCCAAAAGAGTCTCCTTCTCCAACAGAAATGCTCTCAAAGCTCTATTCAGCAGCGAAGGATCCCATGAATGCATATAGTATTTTGATGTCGCAAGCTGGTTGGTTCTGTGATTATAGGAATTTAACTTGCTCAGAAACTGCCGAGTCAGGAGACCACCCAAAAACGACAGAAAAGCATGTTggacaaaattcatccaactcagtgTCTGCTGAAACTTTGTCAATAGAAGGTATTGAAGACTCATATTGGACTGATCGGATTATCCAATGCAACCCCGAAGATCAGGTGTTGTTTGAACCAGAGGTCCAAAATGAGGAGGATTTTCCTGATGCTAAATGGGATTCTTCTCCTGGCCTGAGTCCAAGCTTGGACAATAAACAAGAAGTACGTCGCTTGGTTGAGTATTCAGAAAGAGAAAATTTATCTGATCTCGTAGATGGAAATTCTGAGTACTCCCCAACTGCTCTGATTCTTAACTTTTCAGATTTAGATTCAATTCCTCCCATAGCAGAGTTGAACATAATTTTTAGTCAGTATGGTCCACTTTGTGTATCTGAGACTGAACTTTTTCACAAGAGCAAACGAGCGAAAGTTGTTTTCAAGAGGCGTGCCGATGCTGAAACAGCTTTTAGCAGTTCagggaaatttagtatttttggTCCATCACTCATCAGTTACCGCCTAGAGTATTCGCCATCACCACACAAAGCATCTTGTACCCCAAAACGTAAAAGGAAGTACACTGCATCTTTAGCATTGAAGGGAGTTTGA
- the LOC107843039 gene encoding PWWP domain-containing protein 5 isoform X2 — protein sequence MLANSDHIDPNSGVVNAEARNEGNVVSVDHLSENETMENQNNQGFVCESVISNGVRVSEDGNQVVDGLREQMEGLDVEIDLGSGEVEGQMGFFGYDGLQGELVVDLSGFSHLTGKGNAGNESIPDGITVNNDSKVVDVNSSIGIRPDALIPERRGVKNRKEEEGKYYLSDLVWGKVRTHPWWPGQILEPSAASEKAMKYFKKNSYLISYFGDQTFAWSEASSIKPFRMYFSQMEKQSNSESFSYAVNCALDEISRQVEFGLACPCLLEETQAEMKSQIVVDAGIQAESSMRTGGDNLSDETSFNPTKLVRTLKSVAAAPHSRIDRLAFVLAKAQLEAFNRWKGYYDVPVIDELSDLLENDDDAEPLLGKKDASYVTSEENSNVQGTTSTKRSRCSGIDEHPSKKEKLMSILMYGGSSGIPNDQKKSRGKVGRERKSVSSEKRHLTFDYMPNNSKAKRRKKELSPSRDNKMSLPSHKAASRIRKSIERNSQRTSEHSEKSRNVGSPEGEQLIPKESPSPTEMLSKLYSAAKDPMNAYSILMSQAGWFCDYRNLTCSETAESGDHPKTTEKHVGQNSSNSVSAETLSIEGIEDSYWTDRIIQCNPEDQVLFEPEVQNEEDFPDAKWDSSPGLSPSLDNKQEVRRLVEYSERENLSDLVDGNSEYSPTALILNFSDLDSIPPIAELNIIFSQYGPLCVSETELFHKSKRAKVVFKRRADAETAFSSSGKFSIFGPSLISYRLEYSPSPHKASCTPKRKRKYTASLALKGV from the coding sequence ATGTTGGCAAATTCCGATCATATTGACCCAAACTCGGGAGTTGTTAATGCTGAGGCGAGAAATGAAGGAAATGTTGTTAGTGTTGATCATCTATCAGAAAATGAAACGATGGAAAATCAGAATAATCAGGGTTTTGTTTGTGAATCTGTTATTAGTAATGGGGTTAGGGTTTCGGAAGATGGTAATCAGGTTGTTGATGGTTTAAGAGAGCAAATGGAAGGTTTAGATGTGGAGATTGATTTGGGTTCAGGTGAAGTTGAAGGTCAAATGGGGTTTTTTGGGTATGATGGACTTCAGGGTGAACTCGTGGTTGATCTAAGTGGATTTTCACATCTTACCGGAAAGGGGAATGCAGGAAATGAATCTATTCCTGATGGTATAACAGTCAACAATGACTCCAAGGTGGTGGATGTCAATAGTAGTATAGGTATTAGGCCTGATGCTCTCATTCCAGAAAGACGAGGTGTTAAGAACAGAAAGGAAGAGGAAGGTAAATATTATCTGTCTGATTTAGTATGGGGTAAGGTGAGGACTCATCCTTGGTGGCCTGGGCAGATACTTGAGCCTTCTGCTGCATCAGAAAAAGCAATGAAATACTTCAAAAAGAACAGTTATCTTATATCTTATTTTGGTGATCAGACATTTGCTTGGAGTGAAGCATCTAGCATTAAGCCATTTAGGATGTACTTCTCTCAAATGGAGAAACAGAGCAATTCAGAGAGTTTTTCTTATGCGGTGAACTGTGCTCTAGATGAGATCTCTAGACAGGTTGAGTTTGGGCTGGCCTGCCCATGTTTGCTAGAGGAGACCCAAGCAGAAATGAAATCTCAGATTGTTGTGGATGCTGGTATCCAGGCTGAATCAAGCATGAGAACTGGAGGTGACAACCTTTCAGATGAAACCTCGTTTAACCCTACCAAACTTGTTAGAACACTGAAGTCGGTAGCTGCAGCTCCACATTCGAGGATTGACAGATTGGCATTTGTGTTGGCAAAGGCTCAATTGGAAGCCTTTAATCGCTGGAAGGGTTATTATGACGTCCCAGTAATAGATGAACtgagtgatttgttggaaaatgatgatgatgctgAACCACTGCTTGGTAAGAAAGATGCTAGTTATGTGACATCAGAGGAAAATTCTAACGTACAAGGTACTACCTCTACAAAGCGTTCTCGATGCTCAGGGATTGATGAACACCccagtaaaaaagaaaaattaatgtcCATTTTGATGTATGGGGGCAGTTCAGGCATACCAAATGATCAGAAAAAATCTAGAGGGAAAGTTGGACGAGAGAGAAAATCTGTGTCTTCTGAGAAGAGACATTTAACATTTGATTATATGCCTAACAATTCAAAggcaaaaagaaggaaaaaggaaTTGTCACCAAGCCGTGATAACAAGATGTCTTTACCATCTCATAAAGCTGCAAGCCGGATTCGCAAGTCTATTGAAAGAAATTCCCAAAGAACTAGTGAGCATagtgaaaaatcaagaaatgttGGTTCACCTGAAGGAGAACAGTTGATTCCAAAAGAGTCTCCTTCTCCAACAGAAATGCTCTCAAAGCTCTATTCAGCAGCGAAGGATCCCATGAATGCATATAGTATTTTGATGTCGCAAGCTGGTTGGTTCTGTGATTATAGGAATTTAACTTGCTCAGAAACTGCCGAGTCAGGAGACCACCCAAAAACGACAGAAAAGCATGTTggacaaaattcatccaactcagtgTCTGCTGAAACTTTGTCAATAGAAGGTATTGAAGACTCATATTGGACTGATCGGATTATCCAATGCAACCCCGAAGATCAGGTGTTGTTTGAACCAGAGGTCCAAAATGAGGAGGATTTTCCTGATGCTAAATGGGATTCTTCTCCTGGCCTGAGTCCAAGCTTGGACAATAAACAAGAAGTACGTCGCTTGGTTGAGTATTCAGAAAGAGAAAATTTATCTGATCTCGTAGATGGAAATTCTGAGTACTCCCCAACTGCTCTGATTCTTAACTTTTCAGATTTAGATTCAATTCCTCCCATAGCAGAGTTGAACATAATTTTTAGTCAGTATGGTCCACTTTGTGTATCTGAGACTGAACTTTTTCACAAGAGCAAACGAGCGAAAGTTGTTTTCAAGAGGCGTGCCGATGCTGAAACAGCTTTTAGCAGTTCagggaaatttagtatttttggTCCATCACTCATCAGTTACCGCCTAGAGTATTCGCCATCACCACACAAAGCATCTTGTACCCCAAAACGTAAAAGGAAGTACACTGCATCTTTAGCATTGAAGGGAGTTTGA